TGATCGGGCTTTGCGATCTGTTCCAGCAATTGCGGCGGCGTATCGGCGTTGCATAACAAGCCCGCAGAAGGTGCTAGCTGTTCGAACCGGGATGCCTGCCGGGAGCGGGCAGAGAGGATCCTTGCGGCGATATCGGCGGAATCTTCGCCTGTCGCAGGCATGTCGAGTTCTTCCAATCCGACATTCGGCACCTCGATTCGCAGGTCGAAACGGTCCATGAGCGGCCCGGATGTTTTTCCCAGATAATCTCCGGCACAGGAGGGTGCGCGGGCGCAGGCCCGCTCCGGGTCGGCAAGATGCCCGCAGCGGCATGGATTGGCCGCGGCAATCAGCAGGAAACGGCAGGGATACCGGATATGTGCGTTTGCGCGGGCGACGACGACTTCGCCGGTTTCGATCGGTTGGCGAAGCGTGTCGAGCACCTGGCGGGAAAACTCCGGAAACTCGTCAAGAAACAGGACGCCATGATGCGCCAGGCTGATCTCGCCAGGTTTCGCGCCGCGACCTCCGCCGACGATGGCAGCGGTCGATGCGGTATGGTGCGGGTCCCGATATGGGCGATGCCGGGGGATGCCTCCCTCCTTGAGCAGACCGGCAAGTGAGTGGATCATTGACGTTTCAAGGGCCTCGGCAGGGGTGAGGGGCGGTAAAACAGAGGGCAGCCTTGCGGCCAGCATCGATTTTCCTGCGCCGGGCGGGCCGATCATCAGCAGGTGATGGCGTCCCGCCGCAGCGATCTCGATGGCGCGTTTGGCGCGTTCCTGTCCCTTGACGTCTCTCAGGTTATTCGTCGCATCGGGTGGCGATATCTGCCCGGGCCGAGCGGGTTGAAGGGGCGTGCGCTCGCTCAGGTGGTCGATGATCTGACGCAGATGATTTGCCGCGAAGACCGGAACCGCGCCGACCCACGCGGCCTCGGCACCGCATGAGGCCGGACAGATGAGCGAGCGGCCATCTTCAGCCGCCGTCATGGCGGCGGGCAATGCGCCCAGCACAGGTGCCACGCGGCCATCAAGCGCCAGTTCTCCGAGAGAGACAACCGACGCAAGCGATTCCGCAGGCAGCATGTCCAGCGCGGCAAGAACGGACAGCGCGATCGGCAGGTCGAAATGCGAGCCTTCTTTCGGCAGATCCGCAGGGGACAGATTCACCGTGATCTTCTTCGACGGCATGGCGATGGACAGGGCGCCGAAGGCCGAGCGCACGCGTTCCCGCGCTTCGGAGACCGCCTTGTCAGGCAGCCCCACGATAGCAAAGGCGGGCAGTCCGGCTGCGACAGAGCATTGAGCCTCGACCAGCCTGCCTTCGACCCCTTCGAAGGCAACCGTATAGGCGATTGCGACCATGACACCCCCAGCAATTGCCGCGCAGCCTAGGCGGGACGGTTTTAAGGAAGGGTTAACCACATCGGAGGGGCGGGCTTTCCTTGCCGTTCGCGCTTGCGTCGCATATCTGCGGAGGAGGCAGCTTTGATGGAGACGCTCAATGCAGGGCAGAACGGTTCTTCTTGTGATTGGCGGCGGGATCGCGGCCTATAAATCCCTGACCCTGATCCGTGAGCTGAAGCGCGAAGGCTGTCGCGTCGTGCCGGTGCTGACCCGTGCTGCCGAGGAATTTGTCACGCCTCTGTCCGTTGCGGCTCTGGCCGGGGAAGAGGTGCATCGCGATCTGTTCGATCTGACGCGAGAGGCCCAGATGGGCCATATCCAACTGTCTCGTGACGCGGATCTGGTCGTCGTTGTGCCTGCGACGGCGGATCTGATGGCGAAAATGGCCGGGGGACATGCTGACGATCTGGCCTCGACATTGCTGATGGCCACCGACAAGCGGGTTCTGGTTGCGCCTGCGATGAATGTGCGTATGTGGACCCATCCCGCGACGCAGCGAAACCTTGCGACGCTGAAGGCGGACGGTATCCTGACGGTCGGTCCCGATGAGGGCGATATGGCATGCGGGGAATTCGGGCCGGGCCGGGCCGCCGAACCCGAGGCGATTGTAGCAGCGATCCGGGATGCGCTTGATCCGCAGCGGCCCTCGCCCTTGCTGCTAGGGCCGGAGGTTGCGGCGAGACCGCTTGCCGGGCGTCATGTCATTGTGACCTCTGGTCCCACACGTGAGCCGATTGATCCGGTGCGTTATATTTCGAACCATTCCTCGGGGGCTCAGGGTACGGCGATTGCGGCAGCTTTGCGCGATCTGGGGGCAAGGGTCAGCTTCGTGACCGGCCCTGCGACGGTTGCGCCTCCTGACGGGGTCGATGTCATCAGGATCCAGACAGCGGCCGAGATGCGCGATGCCGTTGACGCTGCGTTGCCAGCGGATGCGGCGGTGATGGCGGCGGCGGTGGCGGATTGGCGCGTTGCGAATGCCTCTGACCAGAAGATGAAAAAAAGCCGGGATGGCATGCCTGTCCTGCAATTTGCCGAGAACCCGGATATTCTGGCATGGGTCAGCGGGCTGGCGGATCGCAGACCGGATCTTGTGGTCGGCTTTGCTGCGGAAACCAATGATGTCGTTGCGAATGCCACCGCGAAGCGCTTGCGCAAGGGGTGTGACTGGATCGTCGCGAATGATGTCTCACCCGAAACCGGGACATTTGGCGGCGAGAGCAACACTGTTACCCTGATCTCGGAAGCGGGCGCGGAAAGCTGGCCGCGCATGGGCAAGGATGAGGTTGCCCGCAAGCTGGCCGGGCGAATCGCGGAGGCTCTGTAATGCGCGATTATCTGGACTGGAATGCGACGACGCCGCTGCGGCCCGAGGCCAAGCAGGCAATGGCCGATGCGATGGAGATCGCCGGTAACCCGTCTTCGGTTCATACCGAGGGCAGGGCGGCGAAGATGGCGCTTGAACATGCCCGCGAGCAGGTCGCCACCGCCCTCGGGGCAGAGGGCGCAGATGTGATCTTCACCTCGGGCGCAACCGAGGCCGCGGCGATGGTGCTGGCTGGCAAGGGAATGTCCTGCGCGGCGGTGGAACACAGCGCGGTCAAGACATGGTGTGAGCAGGATCTGGCGGTGGATCGCGACGGGATCGTTTCGGTGCCGGATCCGGTGCGTGCGACGCTGCAACTGGCGAATAACGAAACCGGGGTGGTGCAGGCCCTTCCGGAAGGGCTGGCATCCTCGGATCTGACGCAGGCTTTCGGCAAGATCCCCTTCGCCTTCAACTGGCTGGGGATCACGGCTGGATTTGTTAGCGCTCATAAACTGGGCGGGCCGAAGGGCGTCGGTGCTTTGATCGTGAAGAAAGGCACCGATATCGAAGGCGTCATTCGCGGCGGCGGGCAAGAGCAGGGCCGCCGTGGCGGGACCGAGAACATGATCGGCATCCTTGGCTTTGCCGCCGCCGCCTCTGCCGCGCAGCGCGATCTGGAGGCCGGGCTGTGGGATGAGGTCGCAGCCCGCCGCGATGCGCTGGAAGCCCGGCTGCTTGCGGCTGCGCCGGGATCTGTCATCGCCGGAAAAGAGACGCGCCGCTTGCCGAATACGACCTGCATTCTTACATCAGGCTGGAAGGGTGAAACGCAGGTCATGCAGATGGATCTGGCAGGCTTTGCCATCTCGGCGGGCTCTGCCTGTTCGTCGGGAAAGGTCAGGGCCAGCGGTACGTTGCAGGCGATGGGTTTTGACGATGCCGCGGCGCAATCCGCGATCCGAATTTCGATAAGCCCGGCTTTGGGTGATGATCAGATGAACCGATTTGCGGATGCCTGGGAATCCGCGTATGGACGCTGGAGCGACAGGAACGGCTAGGTTGCGCCCGGCCCGAGGAAGGACAAAAGATGAACGACACCACCGATCTTGAGGTGCGCGAAGGCGTTGATCGCGAAACGGTTGAGACCGTCGCGAATATGGGCAGCTATAAATATGGCTGGGATACCGAGATCGAGATGGACTATGCCCCGAAGGGCCTGTCCGAAGATATCGTGCGCCTGATTTCCGAGAAAAACGGCGAGCCGGAATGGATGACCGAATGGCGTCTGGCCGCCTATCGCCGTTGGGTCACCATGACCGAGCCGAAATGGGCGATGGTGAACTATCCTGAGATCGATTTTCAGGATCAGTATTATTATGCCCGGCCGAAATCGATGGAGGAAAAGCCGAAATCGCTGGATGAGGTCGATCCCAAACTGCTGGCGACCTATGAAAAGCTGGGTATTCCTCTGAAAGAGCAGTTGATTCTGGCGGGGGTCGAGCGTGGCGGCGACGAAACTCCGGCAGATGCGCGGCGCGTTGCCGTCGATGCGGTTTTCGACAGTGTGAGCGTCGGCACGACCTTCAAGGAAGAGTTGAAGAAAGCCGGTGTGATCTTCTGTTCGATCTCCGAGGCGATCCGCGAATATCCCGATCTGGTGAAGAAATATCTGGGCAGCGTCGTGCCGCCCACCGATAATTTCTATGCAACGCTGAACAGTGCCGTGTTCTCGGATGGATCGTTTGTCTATATCCCGCCGGGCGTGACCTGCCCGATGGAGTTGTCGACCTATTTCCGTATCAACGCCGAAAATACCGGCCAGTTCGAGCGGACGCTGATCATCGCGGATAAAGGCTCTTATGTCAGCTATCTGGAAGGCTGCACCGCGCCCAAACGCGATACGGCGCAGCTTCATGCTGCCGTTGTGGAAATCGTGATCCTCGAAGATGCTGAGGTCAAATATTCCACCGTCCAGAACTGGTTCCCCGGCGATGAAGAAGGCAAGGGCGGTATTTACAACTTCGTCACCAAGCGGGCCGATTGCCGCGAGGCGCGGGCCAAGGTCATGTGGACTCAGGTCGAGACCGGCAGTGCGGTGACCTGGAAATACCCGTCCTGCGTTCTGCGCGGTGAGGAAAGTCAGGGCGAGTTCTATTCTATCGCCATCACCAATAATTACCAGCAGGCCGATACCGGGACCAAGATGATCCATCTTGGCAAGAACACCCG
This sequence is a window from Paracoccus aerodenitrificans. Protein-coding genes within it:
- a CDS encoding YifB family Mg chelatase-like AAA ATPase: MVAIAYTVAFEGVEGRLVEAQCSVAAGLPAFAIVGLPDKAVSEARERVRSAFGALSIAMPSKKITVNLSPADLPKEGSHFDLPIALSVLAALDMLPAESLASVVSLGELALDGRVAPVLGALPAAMTAAEDGRSLICPASCGAEAAWVGAVPVFAANHLRQIIDHLSERTPLQPARPGQISPPDATNNLRDVKGQERAKRAIEIAAAGRHHLLMIGPPGAGKSMLAARLPSVLPPLTPAEALETSMIHSLAGLLKEGGIPRHRPYRDPHHTASTAAIVGGGRGAKPGEISLAHHGVLFLDEFPEFSRQVLDTLRQPIETGEVVVARANAHIRYPCRFLLIAAANPCRCGHLADPERACARAPSCAGDYLGKTSGPLMDRFDLRIEVPNVGLEELDMPATGEDSADIAARILSARSRQASRFEQLAPSAGLLCNADTPPQLLEQIAKPDQDGRDLIHSAARKLGLTARGYHRILRTARTIADLADSENVRSNHIAEAISYRIPFIAGG
- the coaBC gene encoding bifunctional phosphopantothenoylcysteine decarboxylase/phosphopantothenate--cysteine ligase CoaBC, with the translated sequence MQGRTVLLVIGGGIAAYKSLTLIRELKREGCRVVPVLTRAAEEFVTPLSVAALAGEEVHRDLFDLTREAQMGHIQLSRDADLVVVVPATADLMAKMAGGHADDLASTLLMATDKRVLVAPAMNVRMWTHPATQRNLATLKADGILTVGPDEGDMACGEFGPGRAAEPEAIVAAIRDALDPQRPSPLLLGPEVAARPLAGRHVIVTSGPTREPIDPVRYISNHSSGAQGTAIAAALRDLGARVSFVTGPATVAPPDGVDVIRIQTAAEMRDAVDAALPADAAVMAAAVADWRVANASDQKMKKSRDGMPVLQFAENPDILAWVSGLADRRPDLVVGFAAETNDVVANATAKRLRKGCDWIVANDVSPETGTFGGESNTVTLISEAGAESWPRMGKDEVARKLAGRIAEAL
- a CDS encoding cysteine desulfurase family protein, with the translated sequence MRDYLDWNATTPLRPEAKQAMADAMEIAGNPSSVHTEGRAAKMALEHAREQVATALGAEGADVIFTSGATEAAAMVLAGKGMSCAAVEHSAVKTWCEQDLAVDRDGIVSVPDPVRATLQLANNETGVVQALPEGLASSDLTQAFGKIPFAFNWLGITAGFVSAHKLGGPKGVGALIVKKGTDIEGVIRGGGQEQGRRGGTENMIGILGFAAAASAAQRDLEAGLWDEVAARRDALEARLLAAAPGSVIAGKETRRLPNTTCILTSGWKGETQVMQMDLAGFAISAGSACSSGKVRASGTLQAMGFDDAAAQSAIRISISPALGDDQMNRFADAWESAYGRWSDRNG
- the sufB gene encoding Fe-S cluster assembly protein SufB, with amino-acid sequence MNDTTDLEVREGVDRETVETVANMGSYKYGWDTEIEMDYAPKGLSEDIVRLISEKNGEPEWMTEWRLAAYRRWVTMTEPKWAMVNYPEIDFQDQYYYARPKSMEEKPKSLDEVDPKLLATYEKLGIPLKEQLILAGVERGGDETPADARRVAVDAVFDSVSVGTTFKEELKKAGVIFCSISEAIREYPDLVKKYLGSVVPPTDNFYATLNSAVFSDGSFVYIPPGVTCPMELSTYFRINAENTGQFERTLIIADKGSYVSYLEGCTAPKRDTAQLHAAVVEIVILEDAEVKYSTVQNWFPGDEEGKGGIYNFVTKRADCREARAKVMWTQVETGSAVTWKYPSCVLRGEESQGEFYSIAITNNYQQADTGTKMIHLGKNTRSRIVSKGISAGKAQNTYRGLVSMHPRATNSRNYTQCDSLLIGDKCGAHTVPYIEVKNTSSRVEHEATTSKVDDDQLFYCRQRGMDEEEAVAVIVNGFAKEVLQALPMEFAMEAQSLVAISLEGSVG